In the Leishmania mexicana MHOM/GT/2001/U1103 complete genome, chromosome 34 genome, TacgcgcgtgtatgtgtggagGATGGGCGGACAATGTCTGCACATCACTCCTCGTATATTTTTGGTTACTTGCTGCCGCTACTCTTTCTAATATTACCATCTCCTCTCACGCTTTGCTTTGTGCCGTTAACTCAGCAAGTCTTCAAGAGAAAGCGCTGCGAAGAGCACGGTTACCAACCACACATACCTTGAcgaccttttttttcgtgcttCACACCCTTCTTCTCCACGCAGTTTGAAGTTGGCTTCCGTTACTCTCGCCTTCGGAGCGACGCTACTCTCGCTCATCCTCTTTCgtgctctctctttctcgatGCGTGTGAGTAATTTTCCTTTTTTATTTCCTGCTTCTTCATGCTTCCTGGACCTTCATTTATTTTTTTGTCTTGCTTATTACTCTCGCTCTGTGTTTTGCATCTCGCGCActtctctctcactctcccTCTTGCTTCACTCTTCGACTGTGCTACCCCCCGTCTCTCGTACATCACCTAAACAAcgacaacacacacgcacaaagaCCTCCCGAAAAAGGGGAAGAAAAGAAACAAAAGCGTAACTTGAACAACAGCGAAAAGGCGCGCCGCATCGAAGCCTGCGGACTTTCCCTAACCCGAAGGCACGTGCAAGccttctttctttttcttcggCAAGTAGCCCAGAGATGGGGTTCTTGCGGCGTGGGAACCCCCTCCTGTTCCCCTTCCTCATGAACATGGCCCCCTGGTTCTCACCGCGTTATCTGGACATACAAAACTAGCAATGCATATGTACGAGAACGGACAGCGCCACATCTGCGACTACAACCTACTCTTTCCTCCCCCTGTTTACATATTTCTTTGGTGTTCTTGCGGTGCTCTGTGCCCTACTGCCCTCTTCGCATACTTCTCTGGACGGCTCCTTGCCTCCCTAAACACACGAATACACATTGAACGATAAAAcacacctccgcctctcttACATACCCATACACGTGCCATACCGTTGTCCGTGTGTGCTGATGTCCTTGACGCGGTCCTCGCTGGCCGTTCCCCAACACAATCCTGATCTCTAATTCGCCAACCGACGGACACCGGCCAAGCAGACCTTTGAACCAACGCTGTTAACCCAAGCCCACACGTCTTCTACTTTTTCTTCCTTCCACGTTTTCTGTTTGCCTTCCGATTGTCGCTCAAGGTGCGCACACCACCCTCTCCTTTCACGCGCTCAACTTTTACTTccaccccccttccccgcgTAAGCCATGGCCACCACGTACGAGGAGTTTTCGGCGAAGCTGGACCGCCTGGATGAGGAGTTCAACCGGAAGATGCAGGAGCAGAACGCCAAGTTCTTTGCGGACAAGCCGGATGAGTCGACGCTGTCGCCCGAGATGAAGGAGCACTACGAGAAGTTCGAGCGCATGACCAAGGAGCACACAGACAAGTTCAACAAGAAGATGCACGAGCACTCGGAGCACTTCAAGCAGAAGTTCGCCGAGCTGCTTGAGCAGCAGAAGGCTGCGCAGTACCCGTCCAAGTAAGTCTGACAGCGTGGGCAAAGCCACTGTAGGGTGAGATTCGGTGTCTTTTGTATATAAAGACGCCGATCAGCCTCACCTTTTTGCGTGTTCGCGGTTTTATtttcctccctttccccctctcttctcgtgCTGCATTGTGTGTTGAGTCGCGTGCTCGATACATGCCCAGAGGTAGCCTTGTTACCACCCCTGTCTCGCTCGTTGTTCCTGCCTTCGTATGAACCTCTCCCTTGTTCTTCAGCTATTCGTCAGCTTGTGTAGTAGGGAGGGTTTAGAGAGAaagcggaggcgaaggacaTGCCCAGTGAcgacgtgcacgcgtgcgcatgcttCTGTACGCGGTCGTTTCCATGTAAGCGCGCGCTTGCCGCAGGAGGTGGCCGTTCAAGGCTGTCAAGTGGGCTCAACAggctacacacacaccatcaATGCAGTTATGTATACAGTGatgaaagggggagggcgaaaTCTACCACctaaagaaaaaaaaacattaGACGAGAGAATGGAGAGTTTTTGTGCGTTCGTTTTtagtgcgtgcgcgtgttcgTGAAGATTCTGTGCGTTGCTGTTTTGGTGTACTGTTGCGTGCAGGACAGGACACACCGAGCTGTGCAGCGCAAGCGCAGTGACGCGGAGCGTACTCGCCATCATGTATTTGTTTTTGTGACAAACCACTAAGAAAAGGCAAAGGAAGAACACAAAAGAAGCAAGTGATACCGATCATCAAGAGACCATGAGTGCGTGCCATTTAGCCGAAATCGGATTGTGGCTGAAGGAGGCACTGGAACGGCATGATCAACGAGTAGCGGCGTGTGCGGGgctatgcgtgtgtgggggtggcTCTCTCTTTCGTCCTCTCGTGATGGAGACAGGGATGCCGCCAGTGCATACGGTCACGCGAGGCGAGGGAGCATGGCTTGTGAGGTCCCAGGGAGGcgacgaaaaagaaaggcccagctgccttttttttcctgttcgTTCGCGGTGTTGCACAGGCATTGATGCAGCGCTgtttccccccccccccccgccaaACAGCTCTTGTTGCGCTCGCTTATCGtgaccccaccccctccgctTTCATCCTTTCCATCCTGACTCATCTCGGCATGAGTGTGGGGTGTGAGGTGGGAACAAGTGTACAGAAAAGGGTATCGCCAAACGCTGTGGCAGGataccttttttttccgttaCGACCGCTCCTCGGCCAACCGGTGCGCTGTACCCTTTTGCTGCCGCTCTCACTCCTTGTCCTTGGAGCGCTTCCTTGCACCTCGTCTTTCGTACTCTTCGCCTGCTGTAATCCTTTGACTTCtacgtgtgcgcctctctgctTACTTTCCCCGTTCCTTACTCTTcgcttccgtgtgcgctgcggccggcCCCCACTCGTGTTTGCCAAACCGCCTGTCAATACGCGCGTCGGTGCATGTGCCTCTGTTTGCGACGCGCGCACCAACACGCAACCCTCACAAACACAAAACCGCTTCATTTCGCGCTCTCTGCTCACAACGCATTCTCCTTTCACAACCACCGTATCACGCACATCGGCGCACGTGTGTAGTTTCGAGTATTCCCCCGCTCTCATTTTCGTCACCTATCCATTTAACCCACACCAACACACCACCCTCTCCTTTCACGCGCTCGACTTTTACttccacccccttccccgcgTAAGCCATGGCCACCACGTACGAGGAGTTTTCGGCGAAGCTGGACCGCCTGGATGAGGAGTTCAACCGGAAGATGCAGGAGCAGAACGCCAAGTTCTTTGCGGACAAGCCGGATGAGTCGACGCTGTCGCCCGAGATGAAGGAGCACTACGAGAAGTTCGAGCGCATGATCAAGGAGCACACAGACAAGTTCAACAAGAAGATGCACGAGCACTCGGAGCACTTCAAGCAGAAGTTCGCCGAGCTGCTTGAGCAGCAGAAGGCTGCGCAGTACCCGTCCAAGTAAGTCTGACAGCCAAGCTACTTGATTTCATAGAAACAGGAAGATAGTCGAGAAGAAGCGTGTAGGCATGCTGGGGTAGCGTGCAGCTAGACGTGCGGGGAGGGCGGGGCTGAGGAACTGGGAAGAGGGGCAGACATGTTGGAGGAGAGGCGCTGTCGGTGTAGGCGGGTAGGTGATAGGAGCTTGGATTGCACCGCCTGTATGTCATGAATACCGGCATGATAGCATACTGGAGATTATCGGTGCGCAACTCACCTTCTTCCTCACCATCGTCCTCTACCACctcatttttttcttgtttcgCGTGCCTCGTCGTACTCCAGGATatccctcctcttcccccacctctcctttCCGTCATGCATCGTTCTGCGTCCTTTACCGCGTATCGACCGTAcccgcctcgctctccactcctctccttccctccttgCGACTTCTTCCCTTCACCCGCCTTCGTTTATTTATTTATATATTTAcaccccctttttcttcttccttgTACGCCTTTTCTCTTTCGCATTGacctcttccttctctcctccttcttTGGTTTGTTCGTTACACCGCTTGCGTGTATGTAATCTTCGATTTGTTTTGTTATTGATTTCTTCTTGCTTCTTCGCCTCTCTATTCTGGAGGTCCaagaacgaaagaaaaaaaagaaaatacatgtatacatatatatatgtgtgtgtgtgtgtgtgtgcatgccccccccccccccacacacacacatgcagcTAGCAAGCCCCACGGCACGTTTTCCCTTCCGTGGAAACGAGTGACGATCGAAagacagggggagggggaggggactaCTCAACTAGCCACTCTGTTGTTTCATGGGCGGCTCTCTTGTCTCGTCTCGTTCTCTCGCGCATCGGGAGTGGTCGACAGGGTCTGGGATGCATGCGGGTGCGCAACACAtttttttctcccctcccctcgcctcccctcctccttccccttctGCACTCGGGCCTCGAAGATCTCAAGAGCGAGAGACTTGGGGGAGGCGTTgtagggggaaggggagctTCGCTGGCAAAGGGTTTCTTCCACAGCGCGGTGCGTCCACCCGGGGTGGCCTTTGTGCTCCGCCCCGCTTCCGCACTACCGCCCGtggtgcttttttttgtatCCAAAAAGCCTATGCTCTCTCCCTGCGTTGCTGGCACCATCAGTAgtagccgccgccactccgGTCCTGGCCCTTTCCCACTGCGTCTGTcatttttctctctctgcacctCTGTCGCTTCCACGGCGTTGTGTGCACACTTGCTTACATTTGGGTGCAtgtccgtgtgcgcgtgtgcttgaCCCTCAacgcgcttttttttcgcgtcCCACTGAGAAGAGCCGCTTTGTTCTCGTAGCCGTGCCGGCTTCTGTTCACCGGGGTAGGCGCGTCCCTCGTTCCGCCGTTGACGGCAATTCCAGAGAGGCTGAAACCTTGGTTTTCTTCTGTTGAGGGGGTTGCGCCTGAGAGGCGTttgcccacacgcgcactgaTACAACGTCACTCACACACGTCTAGGCTGCACCCACAGCGAGTCTTCACTCTTCATTGTAGCAATGCTGCGAAGTTGCCGTGCCTTTCGATTCCGCATGAAGTGCGGGAGCATGTACATCGACTACAAGATCATGTCCCGCAACCATCGTCGCTCGATTCGCGTAGAGGATGCCCTAGTCGACCCCCTCCTGCCCACGACGGTAGTGCCGCTACATTGGTTGGAACAGCTTCGGTGCCCATCAACGCGCCTTCTCACGGGCTACcacacggaggaggcggtgtaTGCAAAGCCGAACTACGGCGATCGTGTGAGTCGCACTCCTGCGCTGTTGTCTTCGTCCGATGCGGCAGCCAAGACGGCAGACAACGGCGCTCACGCCAACGCGATCCGGGCGGGGCCAGTGGTGCTCTACATCACTGGACAGAGCATCCCCGTAGTGTTGAACCCTCTTTTCGTGCAGCCGGACGAGTGGGGTCTCACTCCGCTGAACGGGGAATGGGACCTTCGCATCGGGATGGATGCCATTGAGCAGTGCTCCCTGTACGCCGAGCTCCGCCCGGGTGGGCTGCTGTATTCGAAGCTGCCGCACGCAAGCCTCGCAGAGGCGATGGAACCGGTTCAGGACACTCTCAAGCGCTACGGCATGAGGTGCGGGTTGGCGGAGTCGCCGCTGGTGCCACGACCGTGGACACGCATGCGCTACATGTTTATtgatgagctgcagcgcggacAAAAGATGACTGAGTTCGTAGGGTACAACCCGCGCAGCGGGACTCAGTGGCGCTTCTCGCAGCACACAAAGTACTTCCGCACGGGCATATGGCGCGAGACCATCCGCCGAAACGAGATGAACGATGGactgcacgcgcacagcagctggcaaaagtcgccgcagcaggcggtTCCGGAGATTAGCTTTCTCGCACCCTACCCGTAGCCGCGGCGATCGTCGATGGGAGGgagtgctgcggctgtggtcACGGAGCATGACACGATCCGGAGGCAGAGGTCAAAAAAGGGGGCTGAAAATAGGTGTTGCGCGGGTACTACCGAAAAGCGAGCACACCTCTCTATGTTTGGGCTTTGTTTCTCTGCATCTCGAAGACCACCCCCTCGCCGGTGTGTTTGTTCGCTCTTTCGCATTACCAGTAATCGGGCTCGTGTACGCTGCTTGCTGTAGCAACGGCTTGccacgtgtatgtgtgcgcgtgcgtgcaatGCTCTAGCACTAACGCACGTGTACGGGAGGTATCGGTGAAGAGATGCTGGAAAGacagaacaaaaaaaaatagcgaATTCGGGGCGCGTGAGAgaaagtgtgtgtgcgaagGTAAGGACTTGTGCTTCATAGCAGGCAGCTATTCACGTCAACGCCTGACGTCTCTATtacacctcccctccccccaccggcaaacttctctctctgcgcgctTTTGTTTCTCCGCCTCTGTCTTGTGTTGTTGCTgattgtgtgtgcgtgtgcgcgcgtcaGCTCATAACGGGCCACATGGTCTTTGTGTTcttcgccccccctcccttccatTTCAGCGAAGAGGGCAGACAGCGAAAAGCGAAGACGATCGCT is a window encoding:
- a CDS encoding kinetoplastid membrane protein-11, which encodes MATTYEEFSAKLDRLDEEFNRKMQEQNAKFFADKPDESTLSPEMKEHYEKFERMTKEHTDKFNKKMHEHSEHFKQKFAELLEQQKAAQYPSK
- a CDS encoding kinetoplastid membrane protein-11 — protein: MATTYEEFSAKLDRLDEEFNRKMQEQNAKFFADKPDESTLSPEMKEHYEKFERMIKEHTDKFNKKMHEHSEHFKQKFAELLEQQKAAQYPSK